The Micromonospora sp. WMMD961 genome has a segment encoding these proteins:
- a CDS encoding chitosanase translates to MVHRRTAAYVVGTLLIGVAAVGYGLPSASAATAGRITGLAGKCVDVAGANPANGTAVQLYDCNGSAAQTWTVGNTDTSIRALGKCLDVTAASTANGAKIQLYDCNGTGAQQWTASNGALVNSGSGKCLDVTDRSTANGARLQIWTCGGTSNQQWTLPGGGSTPPPTTPAGTNLDDPAKKDVAMQLVSAAENSSLDWRAQFSYIEDIGDGRGYTAGIIGFCSGTGDMLELVQAYTNTKPGNVLAGYLPALRAVNGTPSHSGLDPNFPRDWRTAANDSVFRAAQEAERDRVYFNPSVRDGKNDQVRALGQFAYYDAAVMHGYEGMRQIRNRALARAKPPAQGGDERTWLNAFLDERVIEMKKEEAHSDTSRVDTAQRVFLNNGNFNLNTPLVFAVYGDQFRIG, encoded by the coding sequence ATGGTTCACAGAAGAACAGCCGCCTACGTCGTGGGCACCCTGCTGATCGGCGTCGCCGCCGTCGGTTACGGCCTGCCGTCGGCCAGCGCCGCGACCGCCGGCCGGATCACCGGTCTGGCCGGCAAGTGCGTCGACGTGGCCGGCGCCAACCCGGCCAACGGCACGGCCGTCCAGCTCTACGACTGCAACGGCAGCGCGGCCCAGACGTGGACCGTCGGCAACACCGACACCTCGATCCGGGCACTCGGCAAGTGCCTCGACGTGACGGCCGCGTCGACCGCCAACGGCGCCAAGATCCAGTTGTACGACTGCAACGGCACCGGCGCGCAGCAGTGGACCGCCAGCAACGGTGCGCTCGTCAACTCCGGCTCCGGCAAGTGCCTCGACGTCACCGACCGGAGCACCGCGAACGGCGCTCGGTTGCAGATCTGGACCTGCGGTGGCACCTCCAACCAGCAGTGGACCCTGCCCGGTGGCGGCAGCACCCCTCCGCCCACCACCCCGGCCGGCACCAACCTCGACGACCCGGCGAAGAAGGACGTCGCGATGCAGCTCGTCTCGGCCGCGGAGAACTCCTCGCTCGACTGGCGTGCCCAGTTCTCCTACATCGAGGACATCGGCGACGGACGCGGTTACACCGCCGGCATCATCGGCTTCTGCTCCGGCACGGGAGACATGCTCGAACTGGTGCAGGCGTACACGAACACCAAGCCGGGCAACGTGCTGGCCGGCTACCTGCCGGCGCTGCGCGCCGTCAACGGCACCCCCTCGCACTCGGGCCTCGACCCGAACTTCCCCCGCGACTGGCGGACGGCGGCCAACGACTCGGTCTTCCGGGCCGCCCAGGAGGCCGAGCGGGACCGGGTCTACTTCAACCCGTCGGTACGCGACGGAAAGAACGACCAGGTTCGGGCACTCGGCCAGTTCGCCTACTACGACGCGGCGGTCATGCACGGGTACGAGGGCATGCGTCAGATCCGCAACCGCGCCCTCGCCCGGGCGAAGCCCCCGGCGCAGGGCGGTGACGAGCGGACCTGGCTCAACGCGTTCCTCGACGAGCGGGTCATCGAGATGAAGAAGGAGGAAGCCCACTCGGACACCTCCCGGGTGGACACCGCCCAGCGGGTCTTCCTCAACAACGGCAACTTCAACCTGAACACCCCGCTGGTCTTCGCCGTCTACGGCGACCAGTTCCGGATCGGCTAG
- a CDS encoding glycoside hydrolase family 43 protein: protein MSTDIANVATATRSIRNPVLAGFHPDPSILRVGDDYYLATSTFEWYPGVRVHHSRDLVNWRTLSGVITDRRLLDLRGCGDSNGVWAPDLTYHDGQFHLVYSDVASFASGYWDPQNFLVTAEDIAGPWSDPVKLHGRGFDAALFHDDDGTSWLLSMSADWRPGRDRFGGIEIQQYDRAARRLVGRPRMLFTGTAVGVTEGPHLYRHDGWYWLITAEGGTSWEHQVTVARSRELFGPYEVDPDGPLLTSVGRPDLRLQKAGHGSLVRTQAGEWYLAHLVGRPYSPLGSCVLGRETAIQRVEWPSGEWPKVAGGVPAEEVVAPDLPSHPWPAEPDTDHFDAPELGLCWSTLRRPATTDWVDLHARPSHLRIHGGQSPVGRQTPSLVGRRVGAMHCSLETVVEFDPVDHRQLAGVTTYYNTLNWHHLYLTRDDDGRTVLQLLSSDNGRRTPYPDLTVDASGVTRVGLRAVFDGPVVRFDYDLGAGWQPVGVDLDATILSDEHAALIIDGEPAAWGFTGAFLGLWVQDLGGDGGYADFDLATYREQ from the coding sequence GTGTCGACCGACATCGCTAACGTGGCGACCGCTACCCGGTCGATCCGCAATCCCGTCCTCGCCGGGTTCCACCCGGATCCGTCGATCCTGCGGGTCGGCGACGACTACTACCTGGCCACCTCGACCTTCGAGTGGTATCCGGGCGTGCGTGTGCACCACTCGCGTGACCTCGTGAACTGGCGCACCCTGAGCGGGGTCATCACCGACCGCCGCCTGCTCGACCTGCGCGGCTGCGGTGACTCCAACGGCGTGTGGGCACCCGACCTGACGTACCACGACGGCCAGTTCCACCTCGTCTACAGCGACGTGGCGAGCTTCGCCAGCGGTTACTGGGATCCACAGAACTTCCTGGTCACCGCCGAGGACATCGCCGGCCCCTGGTCGGACCCGGTGAAACTGCACGGGCGCGGTTTCGACGCCGCGCTGTTCCACGACGACGACGGCACCAGTTGGCTGCTGAGCATGAGCGCGGACTGGCGACCCGGCCGGGACCGCTTCGGCGGCATCGAGATCCAGCAGTACGACCGGGCCGCGCGTCGGCTGGTCGGCCGCCCGCGGATGCTGTTCACCGGCACTGCGGTCGGGGTCACCGAGGGTCCGCACCTCTACCGCCACGACGGCTGGTACTGGCTGATCACGGCCGAGGGTGGCACCAGTTGGGAGCACCAGGTCACCGTGGCACGGTCCCGGGAGCTGTTCGGGCCGTACGAGGTGGACCCGGACGGCCCGCTGCTCACCTCCGTCGGTCGCCCCGACCTGCGGTTGCAGAAGGCGGGTCACGGCAGCCTGGTTCGCACCCAGGCCGGCGAGTGGTACCTGGCCCACCTGGTGGGCCGCCCCTACTCCCCGCTGGGCAGCTGTGTGCTCGGCCGGGAGACCGCGATCCAACGGGTCGAGTGGCCGTCGGGTGAGTGGCCGAAGGTTGCCGGAGGGGTTCCGGCAGAGGAGGTCGTCGCACCCGACCTGCCCTCGCACCCGTGGCCGGCAGAGCCCGACACCGACCACTTCGACGCCCCCGAGCTTGGCCTGTGCTGGTCGACCCTGCGCCGGCCGGCCACCACGGACTGGGTCGACCTGCACGCCCGCCCGTCGCACCTGCGGATCCACGGCGGGCAGTCGCCGGTCGGCCGGCAGACCCCCAGCCTGGTCGGGCGACGCGTCGGCGCGATGCACTGCTCGCTGGAGACCGTGGTGGAGTTCGACCCGGTCGACCACCGGCAGCTCGCCGGGGTCACCACCTACTACAACACCCTGAACTGGCACCACCTCTACCTGACCCGGGACGACGACGGGCGCACGGTGCTGCAGTTGCTCAGCTCCGACAACGGGCGGCGCACCCCGTACCCCGACCTGACCGTCGACGCCAGCGGCGTCACCCGCGTCGGTCTGCGGGCCGTGTTCGACGGGCCGGTGGTGCGCTTCGACTACGACCTCGGTGCCGGTTGGCAGCCGGTCGGGGTCGACCTGGACGCGACCATCCTGTCCGACGAGCACGCCGCGTTGATCATCGACGGTGAGCCGGCGGCGTGGGGTTTCACCGGCGCGTTCCTCGGCCTCTGGGTGCAGGATCTCGGCGGTGACGGCGGATACGCCGACTTCGACCTTGCCACCTACCGGGAGCAGTGA